In Clostridium thermosuccinogenes, the genomic stretch TTTATGCATTATTAGTCAAAGAAGGCATTCGTGTATCGGAAAAGGTAGTAAGAAAAACCATGCCTGAAGATAAGTTGATAGTGCGAGACAAACGCAGAAATAAATACAATTCATATAAAGGTGATATTTCACCTGAGGTTCCCAATATCGTTAAACGTGATTTTCATGCTGATGCACCAAATAAAAAGTGGCTTACTGATATAACAGAGTTCGCTATTCCAGCCGGAAAGGTATATCTGTCACCTATAGTAGATTGTTTTGACGGAATGCTTCCTGCATGGAGAATAAGCACAACACCGGATGCCCAACTAGTCAACAGTATGTTAGATGATGCAATAAGTACCCTTAATAATAATGAACATCCAATCATCCATACAGATCAAGGTTGCCATTATCGATGGCCGGGCTGGATATCTAGAATGGATAATGCAGGCCTATGCAGATCCATGTCAAAGAAAGGATGTTCACCAGATAATTCAGCTTGTGAAGGATTTTTTGGAAGATTGAAAAATGAAATATTTTACAATCGTAATTGGGCAGGTGTAACTATAGAACAATTTATAGGAATCCTTAATGACTATCTTATATGGTATAATGAAACTAGAATTAAAATATCACTTGGAAATATGAGTTCATTGGAGTACCGACGAAGTCTTGGATTAGCCTCTTAAGCTGTCCAAGAAAACGTCCGCACCCCCTAGCCTAAACTAACGCTCATAACTGTCAAAACAAGGTGAGCCGCACACGGAGGTCGCGTCCTTGAAAACCATTGAATGCTGGTTTTTGAAGGAATCAGCGGGATGATTCCTATAAAGTCATTCCACAGGAGCGATAATTGATACTTCAATGTTATTTTTGTGTATCTATTAATAATCACTTCGTAACTATGTGAGTTTGTCTATGACAATTACTGTTTTTTAACGT encodes the following:
- a CDS encoding IS3 family transposase, with the translated sequence MPSRKAPRQKYNNTPEHPRHPPLELKLEAIKRCFEMGENVQLVSEEIGYSRASIYTWRKKYILKGAAGLMNTSDNPRGKLPPGDTVSFKEVEQLKAQILDMQLEIDILKETLDVLKKDPGADITVLKNREKAVIIGVLKDKYSLPLLLHKLNLPKSSYYYQCNRMKCSDKYATLRTRIIELFNKTTERYGYRRIYALLVKEGIRVSEKVVRKTMPEDKLIVRDKRRNKYNSYKGDISPEVPNIVKRDFHADAPNKKWLTDITEFAIPAGKVYLSPIVDCFDGMLPAWRISTTPDAQLVNSMLDDAISTLNNNEHPIIHTDQGCHYRWPGWISRMDNAGLCRSMSKKGCSPDNSACEGFFGRLKNEIFYNRNWAGVTIEQFIGILNDYLIWYNETRIKISLGNMSSLEYRRSLGLAS